One window of Mus caroli chromosome 11, CAROLI_EIJ_v1.1, whole genome shotgun sequence genomic DNA carries:
- the LOC110305195 gene encoding angiotensin-converting enzyme-like protein Ace3 isoform X2, protein MNLPWALLLVLLSHGQLLPWLRIVGEPSLNDFYSEAQAKLFLQFYEQTAQVVLNEFMEATWNYVTNITRRNQKNMLQKEADRSQFMLYFGTRARMFKTDHFLNQDVKRMLRKLQNIDKSALPKKDLLEYNRLLTYMETAYNRAEVCLDEGPCLTLEPDLQEIMATSRDQKELLWAWQGWRDAVGRQLRPVFEDYVRLSNKAAQYNGYKDMGALWRSEYESDTLEEDLEQLYKELQPLYLNLHAYVRRSLYRYYGPELIDLRGPIPAHLLDLVLPYPTKAPEDITEIMKIQHWRPEKMFEEANLFFTSMGMLPAPPAFWIKSMMEKPADGREVECHASSWNFYKFNDFRVKKCTEVTLEDLLSAFHQMGHIQYFLQYQNLSVIYQEGASPAFEEAVGSAIALSVSSHKYLLARGLLSQPHQDSEEEVNFLLGIALEKIAFIPFSYMVDKFRWKVFDGTISKIAYNQEWWNFRLKYQGLCPPVPRSDDDFDPGAKFHIPANVPYIRYFLGLVLQFQLHEALCEASGHVGPLHQCDNYNSKVAGKILGDLLKLGSSRPWREVLQEVTGESNISTKAFLTYFKPLMDWLVTENVKQGDTLGWPDFSCSSEEKITSKVSFLGTDTEPEQAYLGQWVLLSMSFIMLVLILALGFRLHYLEKQLLDKDTLTLPYSYFLGIAMEPHQAARKQWLLLGLCCILMLCCIGLLIRIVTQNTMQNTEKPP, encoded by the exons ATGAACTTGCCCTGGGCCTTGCTACTTGTGCTCCTCTCTCACGGGCAGCTCTTGCCATGGCTCAGGATTGTGGGAGAGCCAAGCTTAA ATGATTTCTACAGCGAGGCTCAGGCTAAGTTGTTCCTGCAGTTTTATGAGCAAACAGCCCAGGTTGTGTTGAATGAGTTTATGGAAGCCACTTGGAACTATGTCACCAACATCACCAGGCGGAATCAAAAGAACATG CTGCAGAAGGAGGCGGACAGGTCTCAGTTTATGTTGTACTTCGGCACCCGGGCCCGCATGTTTAAGACAGACCATTTCCTGAACCAGGACGTGAAGCGCATGCTGAGGAAGCTGCAGAACATAGACAAGTCGGCCTTGCCCAAGAAGGATCTCCTAGAG taCAACAGACTTCTGACCTACATGGAGACAGCATATAACCGAGCTGAGGTGTGCCTGGATGAGGGTCCCTGCTTGACCCTGGAGCCTG ACCTCCAAGAAATCATGGCCACCTCCAGGGACCAGAAGGAGCTGCTGTGGGCCTGGCAGGGCTGGCGAGATGCTGTTGGTCGGCAACTCCGCCCTGTCTTCGAGGACTACGTACGTCTCAGCAACAAGGCTGCCCAATATAACG GATACAAAGACATGGGGGCTTTATGGCGATCCGAGTATGAATCCGATACGCTGGAGGAAGACCTGGAGCAGCTCTATAAAGAGCTGCAGCCTCTCTACCTGAACCTCCATGCCTATGTGCGCCGCTCACTGTACCGCTACTACGGGCCTGAGCTCATTGACCTGAGGGGGCCCATCCCTGCCCACCTCCTGG ATCTGGTCCTGCCCTATCCGACTAAAGCCCCAGAGGACATCACAGAGATCATGAAGATCCAG caCTGGAGGCCTGAGAAAATGTTTGAAGAGGCTAACTTATTCTTTACCTCAATGGGCATGCTACCCGCCCCGCCTGCTTTCTGGATAAAGTCTATGATGGAGAAGCCAGCTGACGGGCGGGAAGTGGAGTGCCACGCCTCATCCTGGAACTTCTACAAGTTCAATGACTTCAG GGTAAAGAAGTGCACGGAGGTGACCTTAGAAGACCTGCTCTCCGCCTTCCACCAGATGGGCCATATCCAGTACTTCTTGCAATATCAGAACCTCTCTGTCATCTACCAAGAAGGTGCCAGCCCAGCCTTTGAAGAGGCTGTGGGGTCGGCGATCGCCCTCTCAGTCTCCTCCCACAAGTACCTGCTCGCCAGAGGTCTGCTCAGCCAACCTCACCAGGATTCAG AGGAGGAGGTCAACTTCCTGTTAGGCATCGCCCTGGAGAAGATTGCCTTCATCCCCTTCAGCTACATGGTAGACAAGTTTCGTTGGAAGGTCTTTGATGGCACTATTTCGAAGATTGCCTACAACCAGGAGTGGTGGAACTTCAG GTTGAAGTACCAAGGCCTGTGCCCACCTGTCCCTCGATCAGACGATGATTTTGACCCAGGTGCCAAGTTTCACATCCCTGCCAATGTGCCCTATATCCG ATACTTTCTTGGTCTAGTACTGCAGTTTCAACTTCATGAAGCACTATGCGAGGCCTCCGGCCACGTGGGCCCTCTGCACCAGTGCGATAACTACAACTCCAAGGTCGCAGGAAAGATCCTGGG GGATCTCCTGAAGTTGGGCTCCAGCCGGCCCTGGCGGGAGGTCCTCCAGGAGGTGACTGGAGAGTCCAATATATCCACCAAGGCCTTCTTGACCTACTTCAAACCACTGATGGACTGGCTGGTGACTGAAAACGTGAAGCAAGGGGACACCCTTGGCTGGCCAGACTTCAGCTGTTCTTCTGAAG aaaAAATCACAAGCAAAGTGTCATTTCTGGGCACGGATACAGAGCCTGAGCAGGCGTACCTGGGGCAGTGGGTGTTGCTGAGCATGAGTTTTATCATGTTGGTCCTCATCCTGGCGCTGGGCTTCAGGCTGCACTACTTGGAAAAACAGTTACTGGACAAAGACACTTTGACCCTGCCCTACTCCTACTTCCTGGGCATAGCCATGGAACCCCATCAGGCAGCCCGGAAACAGTGGCTTCTGCTGGGCCTCTGCTGTATCCTTATGCTGTGCTGTATTGGCCTGCTCATTCGGATAGTCACGCAGAACACCATGCAAAACACCGAGAAGCCTCCATAG
- the LOC110305195 gene encoding angiotensin-converting enzyme-like protein Ace3 isoform X3, giving the protein MNLPWALLLVLLSHGQLLPWLRIVGEPSLNDFYSEAQAKLFLQFYEQTAQVVLNEFMEATWNYVTNITRRNQKNMDVKRMLRKLQNIDKSALPKKDLLEYNRLLTYMETAYNRAEVCLDEGPCLTLEPDLQEIMATSRDQKELLWAWQGWRDAVGRQLRPVFEDYVRLSNKAAQYNGYKDMGALWRSEYESDTLEEDLEQLYKELQPLYLNLHAYVRRSLYRYYGPELIDLRGPIPAHLLGNMWAQSWNNILDLVLPYPTKAPEDITEIMKIQHWRPEKMFEEANLFFTSMGMLPAPPAFWIKSMMEKPADGREVECHASSWNFYKFNDFRVKKCTEVTLEDLLSAFHQMGHIQYFLQYQNLSVIYQEGASPAFEEAVGSAIALSVSSHKYLLARGLLSQPHQDSEEEVNFLLGIALEKIAFIPFSYMVDKFRWKVFDGTISKIAYNQEWWNFRLKYQGLCPPVPRSDDDFDPGAKFHIPANVPYIRYFLGLVLQFQLHEALCEASGHVGPLHQCDNYNSKVAGKILGDLLKLGSSRPWREVLQEVTGESNISTKAFLTYFKPLMDWLVTENVKQGDTLGWPDFSCSSEEKITSKVSFLGTDTEPEQAYLGQWVLLSMSFIMLVLILALGFRLHYLEKQLLDKDTLTLPYSYFLGIAMEPHQAARKQWLLLGLCCILMLCCIGLLIRIVTQNTMQNTEKPP; this is encoded by the exons ATGAACTTGCCCTGGGCCTTGCTACTTGTGCTCCTCTCTCACGGGCAGCTCTTGCCATGGCTCAGGATTGTGGGAGAGCCAAGCTTAA ATGATTTCTACAGCGAGGCTCAGGCTAAGTTGTTCCTGCAGTTTTATGAGCAAACAGCCCAGGTTGTGTTGAATGAGTTTATGGAAGCCACTTGGAACTATGTCACCAACATCACCAGGCGGAATCAAAAGAACATG GACGTGAAGCGCATGCTGAGGAAGCTGCAGAACATAGACAAGTCGGCCTTGCCCAAGAAGGATCTCCTAGAG taCAACAGACTTCTGACCTACATGGAGACAGCATATAACCGAGCTGAGGTGTGCCTGGATGAGGGTCCCTGCTTGACCCTGGAGCCTG ACCTCCAAGAAATCATGGCCACCTCCAGGGACCAGAAGGAGCTGCTGTGGGCCTGGCAGGGCTGGCGAGATGCTGTTGGTCGGCAACTCCGCCCTGTCTTCGAGGACTACGTACGTCTCAGCAACAAGGCTGCCCAATATAACG GATACAAAGACATGGGGGCTTTATGGCGATCCGAGTATGAATCCGATACGCTGGAGGAAGACCTGGAGCAGCTCTATAAAGAGCTGCAGCCTCTCTACCTGAACCTCCATGCCTATGTGCGCCGCTCACTGTACCGCTACTACGGGCCTGAGCTCATTGACCTGAGGGGGCCCATCCCTGCCCACCTCCTGG GGAACATGTGGGCTCAGTCCTGGAATAATATCCTAGATCTGGTCCTGCCCTATCCGACTAAAGCCCCAGAGGACATCACAGAGATCATGAAGATCCAG caCTGGAGGCCTGAGAAAATGTTTGAAGAGGCTAACTTATTCTTTACCTCAATGGGCATGCTACCCGCCCCGCCTGCTTTCTGGATAAAGTCTATGATGGAGAAGCCAGCTGACGGGCGGGAAGTGGAGTGCCACGCCTCATCCTGGAACTTCTACAAGTTCAATGACTTCAG GGTAAAGAAGTGCACGGAGGTGACCTTAGAAGACCTGCTCTCCGCCTTCCACCAGATGGGCCATATCCAGTACTTCTTGCAATATCAGAACCTCTCTGTCATCTACCAAGAAGGTGCCAGCCCAGCCTTTGAAGAGGCTGTGGGGTCGGCGATCGCCCTCTCAGTCTCCTCCCACAAGTACCTGCTCGCCAGAGGTCTGCTCAGCCAACCTCACCAGGATTCAG AGGAGGAGGTCAACTTCCTGTTAGGCATCGCCCTGGAGAAGATTGCCTTCATCCCCTTCAGCTACATGGTAGACAAGTTTCGTTGGAAGGTCTTTGATGGCACTATTTCGAAGATTGCCTACAACCAGGAGTGGTGGAACTTCAG GTTGAAGTACCAAGGCCTGTGCCCACCTGTCCCTCGATCAGACGATGATTTTGACCCAGGTGCCAAGTTTCACATCCCTGCCAATGTGCCCTATATCCG ATACTTTCTTGGTCTAGTACTGCAGTTTCAACTTCATGAAGCACTATGCGAGGCCTCCGGCCACGTGGGCCCTCTGCACCAGTGCGATAACTACAACTCCAAGGTCGCAGGAAAGATCCTGGG GGATCTCCTGAAGTTGGGCTCCAGCCGGCCCTGGCGGGAGGTCCTCCAGGAGGTGACTGGAGAGTCCAATATATCCACCAAGGCCTTCTTGACCTACTTCAAACCACTGATGGACTGGCTGGTGACTGAAAACGTGAAGCAAGGGGACACCCTTGGCTGGCCAGACTTCAGCTGTTCTTCTGAAG aaaAAATCACAAGCAAAGTGTCATTTCTGGGCACGGATACAGAGCCTGAGCAGGCGTACCTGGGGCAGTGGGTGTTGCTGAGCATGAGTTTTATCATGTTGGTCCTCATCCTGGCGCTGGGCTTCAGGCTGCACTACTTGGAAAAACAGTTACTGGACAAAGACACTTTGACCCTGCCCTACTCCTACTTCCTGGGCATAGCCATGGAACCCCATCAGGCAGCCCGGAAACAGTGGCTTCTGCTGGGCCTCTGCTGTATCCTTATGCTGTGCTGTATTGGCCTGCTCATTCGGATAGTCACGCAGAACACCATGCAAAACACCGAGAAGCCTCCATAG
- the LOC110305195 gene encoding angiotensin-converting enzyme-like protein Ace3 isoform X1, whose protein sequence is MNLPWALLLVLLSHGQLLPWLRIVGEPSLNDFYSEAQAKLFLQFYEQTAQVVLNEFMEATWNYVTNITRRNQKNMLQKEADRSQFMLYFGTRARMFKTDHFLNQDVKRMLRKLQNIDKSALPKKDLLEYNRLLTYMETAYNRAEVCLDEGPCLTLEPDLQEIMATSRDQKELLWAWQGWRDAVGRQLRPVFEDYVRLSNKAAQYNGYKDMGALWRSEYESDTLEEDLEQLYKELQPLYLNLHAYVRRSLYRYYGPELIDLRGPIPAHLLGNMWAQSWNNILDLVLPYPTKAPEDITEIMKIQHWRPEKMFEEANLFFTSMGMLPAPPAFWIKSMMEKPADGREVECHASSWNFYKFNDFRVKKCTEVTLEDLLSAFHQMGHIQYFLQYQNLSVIYQEGASPAFEEAVGSAIALSVSSHKYLLARGLLSQPHQDSEEEVNFLLGIALEKIAFIPFSYMVDKFRWKVFDGTISKIAYNQEWWNFRLKYQGLCPPVPRSDDDFDPGAKFHIPANVPYIRYFLGLVLQFQLHEALCEASGHVGPLHQCDNYNSKVAGKILGDLLKLGSSRPWREVLQEVTGESNISTKAFLTYFKPLMDWLVTENVKQGDTLGWPDFSCSSEEKITSKVSFLGTDTEPEQAYLGQWVLLSMSFIMLVLILALGFRLHYLEKQLLDKDTLTLPYSYFLGIAMEPHQAARKQWLLLGLCCILMLCCIGLLIRIVTQNTMQNTEKPP, encoded by the exons ATGAACTTGCCCTGGGCCTTGCTACTTGTGCTCCTCTCTCACGGGCAGCTCTTGCCATGGCTCAGGATTGTGGGAGAGCCAAGCTTAA ATGATTTCTACAGCGAGGCTCAGGCTAAGTTGTTCCTGCAGTTTTATGAGCAAACAGCCCAGGTTGTGTTGAATGAGTTTATGGAAGCCACTTGGAACTATGTCACCAACATCACCAGGCGGAATCAAAAGAACATG CTGCAGAAGGAGGCGGACAGGTCTCAGTTTATGTTGTACTTCGGCACCCGGGCCCGCATGTTTAAGACAGACCATTTCCTGAACCAGGACGTGAAGCGCATGCTGAGGAAGCTGCAGAACATAGACAAGTCGGCCTTGCCCAAGAAGGATCTCCTAGAG taCAACAGACTTCTGACCTACATGGAGACAGCATATAACCGAGCTGAGGTGTGCCTGGATGAGGGTCCCTGCTTGACCCTGGAGCCTG ACCTCCAAGAAATCATGGCCACCTCCAGGGACCAGAAGGAGCTGCTGTGGGCCTGGCAGGGCTGGCGAGATGCTGTTGGTCGGCAACTCCGCCCTGTCTTCGAGGACTACGTACGTCTCAGCAACAAGGCTGCCCAATATAACG GATACAAAGACATGGGGGCTTTATGGCGATCCGAGTATGAATCCGATACGCTGGAGGAAGACCTGGAGCAGCTCTATAAAGAGCTGCAGCCTCTCTACCTGAACCTCCATGCCTATGTGCGCCGCTCACTGTACCGCTACTACGGGCCTGAGCTCATTGACCTGAGGGGGCCCATCCCTGCCCACCTCCTGG GGAACATGTGGGCTCAGTCCTGGAATAATATCCTAGATCTGGTCCTGCCCTATCCGACTAAAGCCCCAGAGGACATCACAGAGATCATGAAGATCCAG caCTGGAGGCCTGAGAAAATGTTTGAAGAGGCTAACTTATTCTTTACCTCAATGGGCATGCTACCCGCCCCGCCTGCTTTCTGGATAAAGTCTATGATGGAGAAGCCAGCTGACGGGCGGGAAGTGGAGTGCCACGCCTCATCCTGGAACTTCTACAAGTTCAATGACTTCAG GGTAAAGAAGTGCACGGAGGTGACCTTAGAAGACCTGCTCTCCGCCTTCCACCAGATGGGCCATATCCAGTACTTCTTGCAATATCAGAACCTCTCTGTCATCTACCAAGAAGGTGCCAGCCCAGCCTTTGAAGAGGCTGTGGGGTCGGCGATCGCCCTCTCAGTCTCCTCCCACAAGTACCTGCTCGCCAGAGGTCTGCTCAGCCAACCTCACCAGGATTCAG AGGAGGAGGTCAACTTCCTGTTAGGCATCGCCCTGGAGAAGATTGCCTTCATCCCCTTCAGCTACATGGTAGACAAGTTTCGTTGGAAGGTCTTTGATGGCACTATTTCGAAGATTGCCTACAACCAGGAGTGGTGGAACTTCAG GTTGAAGTACCAAGGCCTGTGCCCACCTGTCCCTCGATCAGACGATGATTTTGACCCAGGTGCCAAGTTTCACATCCCTGCCAATGTGCCCTATATCCG ATACTTTCTTGGTCTAGTACTGCAGTTTCAACTTCATGAAGCACTATGCGAGGCCTCCGGCCACGTGGGCCCTCTGCACCAGTGCGATAACTACAACTCCAAGGTCGCAGGAAAGATCCTGGG GGATCTCCTGAAGTTGGGCTCCAGCCGGCCCTGGCGGGAGGTCCTCCAGGAGGTGACTGGAGAGTCCAATATATCCACCAAGGCCTTCTTGACCTACTTCAAACCACTGATGGACTGGCTGGTGACTGAAAACGTGAAGCAAGGGGACACCCTTGGCTGGCCAGACTTCAGCTGTTCTTCTGAAG aaaAAATCACAAGCAAAGTGTCATTTCTGGGCACGGATACAGAGCCTGAGCAGGCGTACCTGGGGCAGTGGGTGTTGCTGAGCATGAGTTTTATCATGTTGGTCCTCATCCTGGCGCTGGGCTTCAGGCTGCACTACTTGGAAAAACAGTTACTGGACAAAGACACTTTGACCCTGCCCTACTCCTACTTCCTGGGCATAGCCATGGAACCCCATCAGGCAGCCCGGAAACAGTGGCTTCTGCTGGGCCTCTGCTGTATCCTTATGCTGTGCTGTATTGGCCTGCTCATTCGGATAGTCACGCAGAACACCATGCAAAACACCGAGAAGCCTCCATAG